The nucleotide window AGGAGATGCGTCAACCTGGCACGTCGCCGTCTGGCGTTTGACGCCGAATCATTTCGCCTCGGTCGCGCTTCCGGGAGAGGCAGGGGAAGGACAGGTCATGCATTGTGAGGAGGATAGCCCGCGCGTCGTGCCCACGCCCGATCGGGTCGCGCTCAAGAGAGCGTGACCAGCTCGCTCATGAGCAGTCCTCGCGAGGCGACACAGCCGAAATCTGTTCTGCCATCTCCCGATCGCGACTAATTGACTGAGGGGAAGGTTCTTTCCTTCCTTCGCGCCGCCGCTCGGCTGCGTGGCACATCGATTGCTCACCAACGCAAATCCGACACGAAGTCGGCCTTTCCAGGGAGTTGAAGGTGCCGATTCGAATCCTGCTCGCCGATGATCACCAGATAGTTCGACAAGGAATCCGGGCGCTGCTCGAGGAGGAGCGGTTCGAGGTCGTGGCGGAAGCCTCGAACGGGCACGAAGCGCTTCAACTCGTCGGCACCACACAACCGGATGTCGCCATCCTGGATCTGGGAATGCCAGGGCTCAACGGCGTCGACACGGCCCGGGAGATCCGCCGCATCTCGCGCAACACCCGCACGTTGCTCGTCACGGTCCATGACGAGGAGCCTTACGTGCTCGGAGCGCTGCGCGCCGGGGTGACCGGATATGTGCTCAAGACCCAGGCGGCCACCGACCTGGTGCAGGCAGTGCACGAAGTCGTCTACGGGAAGATCTACCTGAGTCCCGGTATCTCCCGCAGTGTCCTCGAGCTCTACAAGAATCGCGAGGAGCTGCCTCCGGACCCATTGTCCCCCCGCGAGCGCCAGATTCTCCAGTTGGTCGCCGAAGGGAAGTCGACCAAGGAAGCCGCCTCGATCCTGGGCGTAAGCGAGAAGACGGCCGAATCGCACCGCACCCACCTGATGAGCAAGCTCGACATTCATCAGACCGCGGGCCTGGTGCGCTATGCCATCAAGCACGGCATCGTGCAGGCCTGAGGCGCGCCGCTACCCCCCGGCGGCGCGCTTCTCCCATTCATCCCTTCTCTAAATCTTTGTCTACTTTAGCCTTGGGCACACGTAAGGAAGGCTCCGGGGAACCCCCCGGGACGAATAGGTTGATTCACTGCTGTCCGCCTCCATCGGCGGGGTGTATTTCTGTTAGCGCTATCTTGAGCGTGCCGAGATCCCCTCGGCTCTCAAGAAATCAGGAGGCGATGTCATGAAGAAGCAAGAGCGGTTCGAAGAGCCCAAAGATCGCAAGTCACCGGCCGACCGGAATCCCAACTCTCCGAGCGGCGAGACCGATCCCGACATCGATGATCTCGAAGATCGCGACGAGGAGGAGAACGAGTATCGCGAGCCCGAAAAGCCGACCGGCACCGACCCCCGGCGCCGCGGTCAAAGTCACTGAAGCGGAACATTCCAAGGGCTGCCCGGGTTCATTCCATCGAGATTGACTGCAATCTCGAAGCTGTACCGTTCCAAAATGATTCAAGGAGGTGAGCCATGAAGTCGAGCGCGAAAGCCCACGAGCGTCCCCGTCCTCTGAAAGCCGACAAGGACAATCAGGACTGGGCCGAGTTCGGGCCCGAGCCGGAAAAGCCCCGGAACCATCACGATTGGGAATCGGATCCCGATCCCGACGAGGTCGATTTTGTGGACACCCTCGACCTGCCGGTGTTGACCGGAGAGGCCTGAAAAGGCAAGCAATAGCCTGACCGTTCTGCTCGCGCCGGTTGCTCGCTGAGCCGGAGGACGTCGAAGGCTTTGTCCCATAGAGGACCCGGAGGCGGCGCTCATCAGCCTCCTCCGGGTCCGGACCCCCCTGCCCCTCACCCCACCCGATTCGCACACGATTCGCACACCCTTCCCCTTCGGCGCACACATCCGGGTCCTAACGTCTCCATCAGACGGGATCCGAGCCGGGTTCCGAAAACAAAGAAGGAGGCGTGACATGGCGTGGGGTCGGTGGGTGCAGGTTCTAGGTCCGTTGTTCTTGACGGCAATTCTGGGGGGTACTTACGCGGGGGCAGCCTCGGAAGAGGCCGACAAGACACTATCCCCCTACTTCCAGCTCCTCGCCCCGGAGGGCGCTTCCGACGCCTTTCCGCTCGAGTCGACCGAAGTCGACGCGACCATCAATGGCGTCATCGCGGACGTCCGGGTCAGACAGACCTACGCCAATGAGGGAGCGGCGCCGATTCATGCGCGCTACGTCTTTCCGGGATCGACCCGGGCGGCCCTGCATGGCATGAGCATCCGGATTGGCGACGAGGTGACCGTCGCGAGGATCCGGGAGCGCGAGACGGCGAAGCGGGAATTCGAAACCGCCCGGTCGCAGGGGAAGAGCGCCTCGCTCCTGGAGCAGCAGCGTCCCAATGTCTTCACGATGAGCGTTGCGAACATCCTGCCGCTGGATCGCGTCGAGGTGGAGCTCCACTACACCGAGCTGCTGGTGCCCACCGACGGCACTTACGAGTTCGTCTACCCGACCGTGGTAGGCCCGCGCTACGTCAGTGGCGCCCCGCGGTCCGAGGGGCCCGCACGTCCGGTACGGGAGGCCGAGCCGATGGAATGGGCGAAGAGTCCCTTCCTGCACG belongs to Candidatus Polarisedimenticolia bacterium and includes:
- a CDS encoding response regulator transcription factor, which codes for MPIRILLADDHQIVRQGIRALLEEERFEVVAEASNGHEALQLVGTTQPDVAILDLGMPGLNGVDTAREIRRISRNTRTLLVTVHDEEPYVLGALRAGVTGYVLKTQAATDLVQAVHEVVYGKIYLSPGISRSVLELYKNREELPPDPLSPRERQILQLVAEGKSTKEAASILGVSEKTAESHRTHLMSKLDIHQTAGLVRYAIKHGIVQA